The following proteins come from a genomic window of Miscanthus floridulus cultivar M001 chromosome 2, ASM1932011v1, whole genome shotgun sequence:
- the LOC136513861 gene encoding uncharacterized protein: MREWLMVLATLAVSITYAAGLNPPGGMWQDDSPGHHTAGTPVLQTNAPSRYLTFYYTNAMSFVTSLVIVALLLNRKPKVQLLLFVTLLDLMCLVVAYLAGTTSGVVLSIPLILVAVGASIYVANSFYFIYNTNTHTQCPTTFYYD; the protein is encoded by the exons ATGCGCGAGTGGCTGATGGTGCTGGCCACCCTCGCCGTGTCCATCACCTACGCCGCCGGCCTCAACCCGCCAGGCGGCATGTGGCAGGACGACAGCCCCGGCCACCACACCGCCGGCACGCCGGTGCTGCAAACCAACGCCCCCTCGCGGTACCTGACGTTCTACTACACCAACGCCATGTCGTTCGTGACGTCGCTCGTCATAGTCGCGCTGCTCCTCAACCGGAAGCCGAAAGTCCAGTTGCTCCTCTTTGTCACCTTGCTCGACCTCATGTGCCTCGTGGTGGCCTACCTCGCAGGAACCACCAGTGGAGTGGTGTTGTCCATCCCGCTCATCTTGGTCGCCGTCGGCGCCTCCATCTACGTCGCCAATAG cttttactTTATATAtaacacaaacacacacacacaatgtCCAACAACATTCTACTACGACTAG
- the LOC136537609 gene encoding 11-beta-hydroxysteroid dehydrogenase B-like, whose protein sequence is MDRLVNAVMDLVVPPASMVMLAFAWPTLSFLRGVEWALKTLTKEDMLGKVVVITGASSAIGEQIAYEYARRNASLVLVARREQRLFGIRDNARQLGAGQVLVIAADVVKEEDCRRLVADTVSYFGQLNHLVNTVSLSHDFSFEEAGDTTAFPHLMDINFWGNVYPTYAALPYLRRSHGRVVVNASVESWLPMPRMSLYSAAKAAVVDFYETLRYEVKDEVGVTVATHGWAGGGKFTLDHQEGAAEVQWKQEEREAAALPGGGHVEAYARALVAGACRGDAYVKRPSWYDVFLVFRVFAPDVLAWTFRLLLSSTPAAAGPTTSAITARRPPPAALPAPPVRPLLEYTPVAASRRPAHQVQKLE, encoded by the exons ATGGATCGGTTGGTGAACGCGGTGATGGACCTGGTGGTGCCGCCGGCGAGCATGGTGATGCTGGCGTTCGCGTGGCCGACGCTGTCGTTCCTGCGCGGCGTCGAGTGGGCGCTCAAGACCCTCACCAAGGAGGACATGCTTGGCAAGGTCGTCGTCATAACCGGCGCATCCTCCGCAATCGGCGAG CAAATCGCGTACGAGTACGCGCGGCGGAACGCGAGCCTGGTGCTGGTGGCGCGGCGGGAGCAGCGGCTGTTCGGGATCCGCGACAACGCCCGGCAGCTGGGCGCCGGCCAGGTCCTCGTCATCGCCGCCGACGTCGTCAAGGAAGAGGACTGCCGGAGGCTCGTCGCCGACACCGTCAGCTACTTCGGGCAGC TGAACCATCTGGTGAACACCGTGAGCTTGAGCCACGACTTCAGCTTCGAGGAGGCCGGCGACACCACGGCCTTCCCTCACCTCATG GACATCAACTTCTGGGGCAACGTGTACCCGACCTACGCCGCGCTGCCCTACCTCCGGCGGAGCCACGGCCGCGTCGTCGTCAACGCGTCCGTCGAGAGCTGGCTCCCCATGCCCAGGATGAGCCTCTACTCT GCGGCgaaggcggcggtggtggactTCTACGAGACGCTCCGGTACGAGGTGAAGGATGAGGTGGGCGTGACCGTGGCGACGCACGGCTGGGCCGGCGGCGGCAAGTTCACGCTGGACCACCAGGAAGGCGCGGCGGAGGTGCAGTGGAAGCAGGAAGAgcgggaggcggcggcgctgccgGGGGGTGGGCACGTGGAGGCGTACGCGCGGGCACTGGTGGCCGGCGCCTGTCGCGGCGACGCCTACGTCAAGCGCCCCAGCTGGTACGACGTCTTCCTCGTCTTCCGCGTCTTCGCGCCCGACGTCCTCGCCTGGACCTTCCGCCTCCTGCTGTCGtccacgcccgccgccgccggcccgaCCACGAGCGCGATCACCGCACGTCGCCCGCCTCCCGCCGCTCTTCCGGCCCCGCCGGTTCGCCCGCTGCTGGAGTACACGCCGGTGGCGGCGTCCCGGAGGCCCGCGCACCAGGTGCAGAAGCTGGAATGA